A genomic window from Pelagicoccus albus includes:
- a CDS encoding mechanosensitive ion channel family protein — protein sequence MIPIAAAEFSFSGFYLEVKTALTEMANDFAQFLPKLLLALILLVIGYAIAKVLSKLVRIVFEKLGVNSLLEKSGFTGQLQRAGIKASPGTFIASLVFWVTMLFVIKIAAQSASIQDISDIIIAIISFMPNAITAGLIMLFGFIAADIIKNAVFNALDQMGLEYARTLSKVIFGFIFVLILTVALSKINIQTELLNATVQILLGSLALALALALGLGLKRLAGSIVSGVYSRDIYKVGTVVEFEGEDMTISGIGPVTTKLKRKDGGFVIVPNERLISEPVRGRSAE from the coding sequence AGAAATGGCGAACGACTTCGCCCAGTTTCTTCCCAAGCTTCTACTAGCCCTCATCCTACTAGTAATTGGATACGCTATAGCGAAAGTCCTTTCCAAACTGGTCCGCATCGTATTCGAAAAACTGGGAGTCAACAGCCTCCTGGAAAAATCCGGATTCACTGGCCAACTGCAACGGGCTGGCATCAAAGCGAGCCCTGGCACCTTCATAGCCTCCCTCGTCTTTTGGGTCACGATGCTATTTGTTATCAAGATAGCTGCCCAATCGGCCTCGATCCAGGATATCTCCGACATTATCATCGCCATCATTTCCTTCATGCCCAACGCCATCACGGCGGGCTTGATCATGCTGTTCGGATTCATCGCGGCAGATATTATTAAAAACGCCGTCTTCAACGCGCTGGACCAAATGGGCCTGGAGTACGCCCGCACTCTCTCCAAGGTCATCTTCGGATTTATCTTCGTCCTAATCCTCACAGTCGCTCTATCGAAAATAAATATCCAGACGGAGCTATTGAACGCCACGGTTCAAATCCTCTTGGGATCCCTCGCCCTAGCGCTTGCTCTCGCTCTGGGCCTCGGGCTAAAAAGACTCGCTGGCAGCATCGTATCGGGCGTGTATTCACGAGACATATACAAGGTTGGAACCGTCGTAGAATTCGAGGGCGAAGACATGACGATTTCAGGCATCGGCCCTGTAACCACCAAGTTGAAAAGAAAAGACGGCGGCTTCGTAATCGTCCCCAACGAACGCCTTATCTCCGAGCCTGTTCGCGGCCGATCGGCCGAATAG